A portion of the Pseudomonas sp. GR 6-02 genome contains these proteins:
- the putP gene encoding sodium/proline symporter PutP, with amino-acid sequence MSVSNPTLITFVIYIAAMVLIGFMAYRSTNNLSDYILGGRSLGSVVTALSAGASDMSGWLLMGLPGAIYMSGLSESWIAIGLIVGAYLNWLFVAGRLRVQTEHNGDALTLPDYFSSRFEDKSGLLRIISAVVILVFFTIYCASGIVAGARLFESTFGMSYETALWAGAAATIAYTFVGGFLAVSWTDTVQATLMIFALLLTPIIVLLATGGIDTTFLAIEAQDPSNFDMLKNTTFIGVISLMGWGLGYFGQPHILARFMAADSVKSIANARRISMTWMILCLGGTVAVGFFGIAYFSANPALALPVSENHERVFIELAKILFNPWVAGVLLSAILAAVMSTLSCQLLVCSSALTEDFYKTFLRKSASQVELVWVGRAMVLLVALIAIALAANPQNRVLGLVSYAWAGFGAAFGPVVLISVIWKNMTRNGALAGILVGATTVIVWKHFELLGLYEIIPGFIFASLAIYIVSKMGAPTSGMLSRFAAAEKDFRLNQ; translated from the coding sequence ATGAGCGTAAGCAATCCAACCCTGATCACGTTCGTGATCTACATCGCAGCAATGGTGCTGATCGGCTTCATGGCCTATCGCTCCACCAACAACCTTTCTGACTACATTCTGGGCGGCCGTAGCCTGGGCAGCGTCGTGACCGCACTCTCTGCCGGTGCTTCCGACATGAGCGGCTGGTTGTTGATGGGCCTGCCGGGCGCTATCTACATGTCCGGTCTTTCCGAAAGCTGGATCGCCATCGGCCTGATCGTCGGTGCTTACCTGAACTGGCTGTTCGTCGCCGGCCGTCTGCGTGTGCAGACCGAGCACAATGGCGATGCGCTGACCCTGCCGGACTACTTCTCCAGCCGTTTCGAAGACAAAAGCGGCCTGCTGCGGATCATCTCCGCGGTCGTGATCCTGGTGTTCTTCACCATCTACTGCGCTTCCGGCATCGTGGCCGGTGCCCGTCTGTTCGAAAGCACCTTCGGCATGTCCTACGAGACCGCGCTGTGGGCTGGTGCTGCGGCGACGATTGCCTACACCTTCGTTGGTGGTTTCCTGGCAGTGAGCTGGACCGACACCGTACAAGCCACGTTGATGATCTTCGCCCTGTTGCTGACGCCGATCATCGTGCTGTTGGCCACTGGCGGCATCGACACCACGTTCCTGGCCATTGAAGCGCAAGATCCAAGCAACTTCGACATGCTGAAAAACACCACCTTCATCGGCGTGATTTCGCTGATGGGCTGGGGTCTTGGCTACTTCGGCCAGCCGCACATCCTGGCGCGTTTCATGGCGGCGGATTCGGTCAAGTCGATCGCCAACGCTCGTCGCATCTCCATGACCTGGATGATCCTGTGCCTGGGCGGCACCGTCGCGGTAGGTTTCTTCGGCATCGCTTACTTCTCGGCAAACCCAGCCCTGGCCTTGCCGGTGAGCGAAAACCACGAGCGTGTGTTCATCGAACTGGCAAAAATCCTGTTCAATCCATGGGTTGCCGGTGTGTTGCTGTCGGCCATTCTGGCGGCGGTGATGAGTACCCTGAGCTGCCAACTGCTGGTGTGCTCGAGCGCCCTGACCGAAGATTTCTACAAAACCTTCCTGCGTAAAAGTGCTTCCCAGGTTGAGCTGGTCTGGGTCGGCCGTGCCATGGTGCTGCTGGTTGCGCTGATCGCTATCGCTCTGGCGGCTAACCCGCAAAACCGTGTACTGGGCCTGGTCAGCTACGCCTGGGCAGGTTTCGGTGCTGCGTTCGGTCCAGTTGTCCTGATCTCCGTGATCTGGAAAAACATGACCCGCAACGGCGCACTGGCCGGCATCCTGGTCGGCGCGACCACTGTGATCGTCTGGAAACACTTCGAACTGCTGGGCCTGTACGAAATCATCCCTGGTTTCATCTTCGCCAGCCTGGCGATCTACATCGTCAGCAAAATGGGCGCACCGACCAGCGGCATGCTTTCGCGCTTCGCTGCAGCCGAAAAGGATTTCCGCCTGAACCAGTGA
- a CDS encoding type VI secretion system Vgr family protein, whose translation MFAPANQPRFTLTLDGVQNELKVLEFTGKEAISQPYRFDLELVSERPDIELESLLHRQAFLSFDAQGSGIHGQIFRVGQSDSGHRLTGYQISLVPRLAYLDRRINQRIFQHKSVPTIVTQILKDHGIQRDAFEFRLGSDYPDREYCVQYAESDLAFIQRLCAEVGIHYHFQHSPDGHLLVFGDDQTVFPRLPEPTLYLPGSGMAADAPAIKRFNVRLETRTTAVTRRDYDFQKPRLQLESRLDSEQRPALEDYHFPGQFTDREHGKHLTQRALERHSADYRQAEGRGDESALVSGHFLYLAEHPRQAWNDLWLITEIEHRGRQPQVLEESATSDSPDDFQGYRNTFLATPWDVSFRPPLGPEKPRMLGYQPGVVTGPTDSEIHCDEYGRVKVQLAWDRDGQLNEHSSCWLRVATGWAHDRYGSVMIPRVGMEVLVGFIDADADKPLVMGCLPNAATPVPLDLPADKTRSIFRSQSSPGGGGYNELRIEDRKGAEEIYLRAQRNWTQHVLNDQQVQVDNQRSIVVTGTARHELKADEKRITHGQRQTEVRLDDHLVVVGDRHIRVSNQALNASQQFHVSAGQQVVIDGGASATIQAGGQWINIGPGGIFSSVPIQVGGAPMAAMASAPSLPDMPLKLAAAPAALLSAAQILSLQSDAPFCEECERCKGGVCAA comes from the coding sequence ATGTTCGCGCCTGCCAATCAACCGCGTTTCACGTTGACCCTCGACGGCGTCCAGAATGAGCTCAAGGTGCTTGAGTTCACGGGCAAGGAAGCCATCAGCCAACCCTACCGTTTTGACCTGGAACTGGTCAGCGAGCGACCCGACATAGAGCTCGAAAGCCTGCTGCATCGTCAGGCGTTTCTGAGTTTCGATGCGCAAGGTTCCGGTATTCATGGTCAGATCTTTCGCGTCGGCCAAAGCGATTCCGGGCACCGTCTGACGGGTTACCAGATCAGTCTCGTACCGCGTCTGGCGTATCTCGACCGGCGTATCAATCAGCGGATCTTCCAGCACAAAAGTGTGCCGACGATCGTCACGCAAATCCTCAAGGACCACGGCATCCAGCGCGACGCCTTCGAGTTCCGGCTCGGCAGCGACTACCCCGATCGCGAGTACTGCGTGCAATACGCCGAAAGCGATCTGGCGTTCATCCAGCGCCTGTGTGCCGAGGTCGGCATTCACTATCACTTCCAGCACAGCCCCGACGGGCACCTGTTGGTGTTCGGCGATGACCAGACGGTTTTCCCCCGTCTGCCCGAGCCGACGCTGTACCTGCCGGGCAGCGGGATGGCTGCGGATGCGCCGGCGATCAAGCGTTTCAATGTACGGCTGGAAACCCGGACCACCGCAGTCACCCGTCGCGACTACGACTTCCAGAAACCGCGTTTGCAACTCGAAAGCCGCCTCGACAGCGAACAGCGGCCGGCGCTGGAGGACTACCACTTTCCCGGTCAATTCACCGACCGTGAACACGGCAAACACCTGACTCAGCGAGCGCTGGAGCGGCACAGCGCGGATTACCGTCAGGCCGAAGGTCGCGGCGATGAATCCGCATTGGTCAGCGGGCATTTCCTATACCTGGCCGAACACCCGCGTCAGGCGTGGAATGACCTGTGGTTGATCACCGAAATAGAACACCGCGGCCGTCAACCGCAGGTACTGGAGGAGTCAGCCACCAGCGACAGCCCGGATGATTTCCAGGGCTATCGCAATACGTTTCTGGCGACGCCGTGGGACGTTTCTTTTCGCCCACCGCTGGGCCCGGAAAAGCCACGGATGCTCGGCTATCAACCCGGCGTAGTCACCGGCCCGACGGACAGCGAAATCCATTGCGACGAGTACGGTCGGGTCAAGGTTCAGCTCGCCTGGGACCGTGACGGTCAGCTCAACGAACACTCCAGTTGTTGGCTACGCGTCGCCACTGGCTGGGCTCATGACCGTTACGGCAGCGTGATGATTCCGCGCGTCGGCATGGAAGTGCTGGTGGGGTTTATCGATGCCGATGCCGACAAGCCACTGGTGATGGGCTGCCTGCCCAACGCCGCGACGCCTGTGCCCCTCGATCTGCCGGCGGACAAGACCCGCAGTATTTTCCGCAGCCAAAGCAGTCCCGGTGGCGGCGGTTACAACGAATTGCGCATCGAGGATCGCAAAGGGGCCGAGGAAATCTACCTGCGCGCCCAGCGCAACTGGACTCAGCACGTCCTTAACGATCAACAGGTGCAGGTTGATAACCAGCGCAGCATCGTCGTCACCGGCACCGCCCGCCATGAGTTGAAGGCCGACGAAAAGCGCATCACCCATGGCCAGCGACAGACCGAAGTACGGTTGGACGATCACCTGGTGGTGGTCGGCGATCGGCACATTCGCGTGAGCAATCAAGCCCTCAATGCCAGTCAGCAATTCCACGTCAGCGCCGGCCAACAAGTGGTCATCGACGGCGGCGCCAGCGCGACCATTCAGGCGGGCGGGCAGTGGATCAACATCGGCCCCGGCGGGATTTTCAGCAGCGTGCCGATTCAGGTCGGTGGGGCACCGATGGCGGCCATGGCTTCCGCGCCGAGCTTGCCGGATATGCCGTTGAAACTTGCAGCAGCCCCTGCGGCGCTGCTCAGTGCCGCGCAGATTCTCAGCCTGCAAAGCGACGCGCCGTTCTGCGAAGAGTGTGAGCGCTGCAAGGGCGGTGTCTGTGCTGCCTGA
- a CDS encoding DUF4123 domain-containing protein, translating to MLPDVLSPRAWLERQPLQPSEQLFAIFSSASAAEPFKTWQRSITAQAPSPIWAGTAYAEWEAVMPYVGIVTADSEFLDWVAATESRDWGWLAVSCATQEALVEHLRSLTHVLMPNGNAVFFRYWDGRYLLPILQSAEVNAAQLMPVIGRCLINGQPLDIGGSALKTARDFPWWEVSESLLNHLATESATTHINNLLKWLSEDRPDLYEAFSESVLRHKVVSFLEMPDLPQAPKSALVDYLMTELD from the coding sequence GTGCTGCCTGATGTTTTGTCGCCTCGCGCCTGGCTGGAGCGCCAGCCACTGCAACCGTCGGAGCAACTGTTCGCGATTTTCAGCAGCGCCAGTGCCGCCGAACCGTTCAAAACCTGGCAACGCTCGATCACTGCACAAGCGCCGAGCCCGATCTGGGCCGGCACTGCCTACGCCGAGTGGGAAGCGGTGATGCCCTATGTCGGAATCGTCACCGCTGACAGTGAGTTTCTGGACTGGGTAGCCGCCACTGAGTCCCGCGATTGGGGTTGGCTGGCGGTGTCTTGCGCCACTCAAGAGGCGTTGGTCGAGCATTTGCGCAGCCTCACACACGTTCTGATGCCCAACGGCAACGCGGTGTTTTTCCGCTATTGGGATGGACGCTATTTGCTGCCGATTCTGCAGTCTGCCGAGGTTAACGCTGCGCAACTGATGCCGGTGATCGGGCGTTGCCTGATCAATGGTCAGCCACTGGATATCGGTGGTAGTGCGCTGAAAACCGCCAGGGATTTCCCCTGGTGGGAAGTATCTGAATCGCTGCTCAACCACCTCGCCACCGAGTCCGCGACAACGCATATCAACAACCTGCTGAAGTGGTTGAGCGAGGACCGCCCTGATCTTTATGAGGCGTTCTCCGAAAGCGTGTTGCGGCACAAAGTCGTGAGCTTTCTTGAGATGCCAGACCTGCCTCAAGCGCCGAAATCAGCGTTGGTGGATTACCTGATGACGGAGCTGGACTGA
- a CDS encoding RHS repeat-associated core domain-containing protein, which translates to MDQIVRIEQELDGFKDTLVLYRQQLGNFLSRNADKVSRAMDMPSLLDMERVIKLGNTTTAVSSGDDDFISGLAQCPASGILQIESKFESVYDIPLGSIQVDVIANDGGESTPVTLDENGQGQFKGTPGKFYRVHVHSEVTPTQIDDLFSSYDGLTQELESWLRKEWEGFKPQWSQQSASASLAAVGNGVLAGGWAAIQAVWDGMGELADILKDPNAYAEKLGESAGRLADLAVTAPDKMEKAMLLASDEAALCLLMRTATLWLEALPPSQLAGSSAEAISKVVVGLVIDLLIGLVLSVVGVGIAWLTVRLAKYSAQIFQAAMGFVKSMVAIINNFMEYVDRYKKVAARGVAAGLKKGRMQLRWDAKRNTTLKQNEHHDDSPDQAKNPNGDSADSVDKTATNQCPVSMVTGEELLTLTDGALDGILPFDFTRLYRTSAAEIDCGLGFGWSHSLAHRLEIDGDQVIWIDHENRRTTFPLPSSERPAIHNSLSRAAIYLGNDPEELILAQAGGDTRFYHFHNGRLTAISDAYDNRLRITRDRQERIQRVDNGAGRALLLRYDRAHLIAVDYQSFRQAQILAEAWHTEQTLVSYHYDERDQLIEASNAAGESERYDYDDQHVILQRQLAGGASFFWEWERSGKTARCVRHWASFAQMDTRYVWDDQGRVTVRNIDGSEEVYVHDDRARLVRRVGLDGGEQLKAYDEQGRMVAEQDPLGAVTEYRYDDVGRLVALIPPQDEPTSYEYRNGFLHARYRGKAVWKYRRNAQGDVTEATDPDGQVTHYHYDDYGQLLSIRYPDTSRHVFVWNALGQLLEETLPDGGQRTFSYDALGRQTTRQDEHGALTQYQWDAVGRLTQTTLPTGATRAFSYNAYGKITAERDELGRVTRYEYVDDLHLVSRRINADGTQLKYRYDNAQLLLTEIENESGETYRLDYTPGGLIRQETGFDGRRTAYVYDLNGHLLEKTEFGDDGSQLITGYERDAEGRLLVKTLPDGIQVEYRYDSLGRLVSVDDGHDHPLEFEYDQQDRLITEHQGWGTLRYGYDACGQLNRLRLPDGSKLDYHHAKGGALTDIDLNGARLTDHTYKSGREVQRQQGLLLSEYAYDDQGRLKAHAVSQQQKSLYRRDYAYSLNGNLDHIADTRHGQRSYQYDPLNRLTRVRHTRDDPPESFAHDPAGNLLMQDRPGPTTVKGNRLLMQGDRHYDYDAFGNLIRERRGTGQKLVTEYRYDCQHRLVGVTLPDGSCASYRYDAFGRRIAKTVDGQTTEFFWQGDQVVAESSKEHYRSYVYEPGNFRPLAMLDGKGPKKACPFYYQLDHLGTPQELTDFGGEIVWSAKYNAYGKVTHQTFGGGEQLEQPLRFQGQYFDAESGLHYNRHRYYDPEVGRYLTPDPIKLAGGLNQYQYTPNPTGWVDPLGLSGNCPPPNKPGCGAPDDTTGARVDEGEPQLPKLTGEQRRARIDELAEANAKRRVEEMEAKYDMHTVKKHSSEISDQALNQRAVNGADPHTGEVPKGARGNLSSQFRNWRMHLGALNKAMTREALGLSPHTGKDQNKNPIVRMELPGAGRGYKPNKKDARNPTLNEDLNWFEVKFDKDNVLRPFTAFPSERK; encoded by the coding sequence ATGGATCAGATCGTACGGATCGAGCAGGAGCTCGACGGTTTCAAAGACACACTGGTTTTGTATCGCCAACAGCTTGGCAACTTCTTGAGCCGGAATGCGGACAAGGTCAGCCGGGCGATGGACATGCCTTCGCTGTTGGACATGGAGCGGGTGATAAAACTCGGCAATACCACGACTGCGGTGAGCAGTGGCGACGATGATTTTATCTCGGGTCTTGCGCAGTGTCCGGCTAGTGGAATTCTGCAGATCGAGAGCAAGTTCGAATCGGTCTACGACATTCCGTTGGGGAGCATTCAGGTCGATGTGATTGCCAATGATGGCGGCGAAAGTACACCTGTAACACTCGATGAAAACGGTCAGGGGCAGTTCAAAGGCACGCCCGGCAAGTTCTACCGCGTTCATGTCCACAGTGAAGTTACCCCGACTCAAATCGATGACCTTTTCTCCTCCTACGACGGCCTGACCCAGGAGCTGGAAAGCTGGCTGCGCAAGGAATGGGAAGGGTTCAAGCCACAGTGGTCGCAGCAATCGGCATCCGCTTCGTTGGCGGCGGTGGGCAACGGAGTGCTCGCGGGAGGTTGGGCGGCGATTCAGGCGGTTTGGGATGGCATGGGTGAACTCGCCGACATCCTGAAAGACCCCAACGCCTATGCCGAGAAGCTGGGTGAAAGCGCCGGCAGACTTGCCGATCTGGCCGTAACCGCTCCAGACAAGATGGAAAAGGCCATGTTGCTGGCCAGCGACGAGGCGGCGCTGTGCTTGCTGATGCGCACTGCGACCTTGTGGCTGGAAGCATTGCCACCTTCGCAACTGGCCGGGTCTTCGGCTGAAGCGATTTCCAAGGTCGTGGTTGGGTTGGTCATCGACCTGTTGATTGGTTTGGTACTGAGTGTGGTCGGGGTTGGCATTGCCTGGCTGACCGTGCGCCTGGCCAAGTACAGCGCACAGATTTTTCAGGCCGCCATGGGCTTCGTGAAGTCGATGGTTGCGATCATCAACAACTTCATGGAGTACGTTGATCGCTACAAAAAGGTCGCCGCGCGCGGTGTTGCGGCGGGCCTGAAAAAAGGCCGGATGCAACTGCGCTGGGATGCCAAACGCAACACCACGCTCAAGCAAAACGAACACCACGACGACTCCCCGGATCAGGCGAAAAACCCCAACGGCGACAGCGCCGACTCAGTCGACAAAACCGCGACCAACCAATGCCCGGTGTCGATGGTCACCGGCGAAGAACTGCTGACCCTCACCGACGGTGCGCTGGACGGCATCCTGCCGTTCGACTTCACCCGACTCTATCGCACCAGCGCCGCCGAGATCGACTGCGGCCTCGGCTTTGGCTGGAGCCATTCGCTCGCCCATCGGCTGGAAATCGACGGCGACCAGGTCATCTGGATCGACCACGAAAACCGCCGCACCACGTTTCCATTGCCGAGCAGCGAACGCCCGGCGATCCACAACAGCCTGTCGCGCGCGGCAATTTACCTGGGCAATGACCCCGAAGAACTGATCCTCGCCCAGGCCGGTGGCGACACGCGGTTCTACCACTTTCACAATGGTCGGCTGACGGCGATCAGCGACGCCTACGACAACCGCTTGCGCATCACCCGCGATCGTCAGGAGCGCATCCAGCGCGTCGACAACGGCGCCGGTCGTGCCTTGCTGTTGCGCTACGACCGTGCCCACCTGATCGCTGTCGACTACCAAAGTTTTCGCCAGGCCCAGATCCTCGCCGAGGCCTGGCACACCGAACAAACCTTGGTCAGTTACCACTACGACGAACGCGATCAACTGATCGAAGCGAGCAACGCCGCCGGCGAAAGCGAGCGTTACGACTACGACGATCAACATGTGATCCTGCAGCGGCAACTGGCCGGCGGCGCGAGTTTCTTCTGGGAGTGGGAACGGTCCGGCAAGACGGCGCGCTGCGTACGGCATTGGGCGTCGTTTGCGCAGATGGACACGCGCTATGTCTGGGATGACCAGGGCCGCGTCACCGTCCGGAACATCGATGGCAGCGAAGAGGTTTACGTCCACGACGACCGGGCGCGGCTGGTGCGCCGGGTTGGGCTGGATGGCGGCGAACAGCTCAAGGCCTACGACGAGCAGGGCCGAATGGTGGCCGAGCAGGATCCGTTGGGGGCCGTCACCGAATACCGTTATGACGACGTCGGACGGTTGGTGGCGCTGATTCCACCGCAAGACGAACCGACGTCCTACGAGTATCGCAACGGTTTCCTGCATGCGCGCTATCGCGGTAAGGCGGTGTGGAAATACCGGCGCAATGCTCAGGGCGATGTCACCGAGGCGACCGATCCGGACGGTCAGGTCACCCATTACCACTACGACGACTACGGTCAGTTGCTGTCGATCCGTTACCCGGACACCAGCCGGCATGTGTTTGTCTGGAATGCCTTGGGCCAGTTGCTTGAGGAAACACTGCCGGACGGTGGGCAGCGAACGTTTTCCTACGATGCGCTGGGACGGCAGACGACTCGTCAGGACGAACACGGTGCGCTCACTCAGTACCAATGGGACGCCGTTGGCCGACTGACCCAGACGACGTTGCCGACCGGTGCCACTCGCGCCTTCAGCTACAACGCCTACGGCAAGATCACCGCCGAACGCGACGAACTGGGCCGCGTCACCCGCTACGAATACGTCGACGATCTGCACCTGGTCAGCCGCCGGATCAATGCCGACGGCACCCAGCTCAAGTATCGCTACGACAACGCGCAGCTGTTGCTCACGGAAATCGAGAATGAATCCGGCGAAACATATCGGCTGGACTACACGCCCGGCGGATTGATCCGACAGGAAACCGGATTCGATGGACGGCGAACGGCGTACGTTTACGACCTCAACGGCCATTTGCTGGAGAAAACCGAATTCGGCGATGACGGCTCGCAGCTGATCACCGGGTACGAGCGGGATGCGGAAGGGCGGCTGTTAGTCAAAACCTTGCCCGACGGCATCCAGGTCGAATACCGCTACGACAGCCTCGGCCGATTGGTCAGCGTCGACGACGGCCACGACCATCCGCTGGAATTCGAATACGACCAGCAGGACCGGCTGATCACCGAGCATCAGGGCTGGGGCACGCTGCGTTATGGCTACGACGCCTGCGGCCAACTTAACCGCCTGCGCCTGCCGGATGGCAGCAAGCTCGACTACCACCACGCCAAGGGTGGCGCGCTGACGGACATCGACCTCAACGGCGCACGGCTTACAGATCACACGTACAAGTCGGGTCGAGAAGTACAGCGCCAGCAAGGCCTGCTGCTCAGCGAATATGCCTACGACGACCAGGGCCGGCTAAAGGCCCACGCCGTCAGCCAACAGCAAAAAAGCCTGTACCGCCGCGACTATGCCTACAGCCTCAACGGCAATCTCGACCACATCGCCGACACCCGCCACGGCCAGCGCAGTTACCAGTACGACCCGCTGAACCGGCTGACCCGCGTCCGCCACACCCGCGACGACCCACCGGAAAGCTTCGCCCACGACCCCGCCGGCAACCTGCTGATGCAGGACCGCCCCGGCCCGACGACCGTCAAAGGCAATCGCCTGCTGATGCAAGGCGACCGTCATTACGACTACGACGCCTTCGGCAACCTGATCCGCGAACGCCGTGGCACCGGGCAGAAACTGGTCACCGAATACCGCTACGACTGCCAGCATCGGCTGGTCGGCGTCACGTTGCCGGATGGAAGTTGCGCGAGCTATCGCTACGATGCCTTCGGTCGCCGCATCGCCAAAACCGTCGACGGCCAAACTACCGAGTTCTTCTGGCAGGGCGACCAAGTCGTCGCTGAAAGCAGCAAAGAGCACTACCGCAGCTACGTCTACGAGCCGGGCAACTTCCGCCCGTTGGCCATGCTCGACGGCAAAGGCCCGAAAAAGGCCTGCCCGTTCTACTACCAGCTCGATCACCTGGGCACACCGCAGGAACTGACGGATTTTGGCGGCGAGATTGTCTGGTCGGCGAAGTACAACGCCTACGGCAAAGTCACTCACCAGACGTTCGGCGGGGGCGAGCAACTTGAACAACCGTTACGGTTTCAGGGCCAATACTTCGACGCCGAGAGCGGTCTGCACTACAACCGGCATCGATACTATGATCCAGAGGTTGGTCGGTATCTGACACCGGATCCGATCAAGTTGGCGGGTGGGCTGAACCAGTACCAGTACACGCCGAATCCGACGGGGTGGGTTGATCCGTTGGGGTTGAGCGGGAATTGTCCGCCGCCGAATAAGCCTGGGTGTGGGGCGCCGGATGATACGACTGGCGCTAGGGTGGATGAGGGTGAACCGCAACTTCCGAAGCTGACGGGTGAGCAGCGGCGGGCGCGGATTGATGAGCTGGCTGAGGCGAATGCGAAGCGGCGTGTTGAAGAAATGGAAGCAAAATATGATATGCACACAGTCAAAAAACACAGCTCAGAAATATCTGACCAAGCGCTCAATCAACGAGCAGTTAATGGGGCCGA